Genomic segment of Desulfarculaceae bacterium:
ATCAGGCCGACCCGGTCCACGGTCTCGGGCTGGGCCAGGAGCGGATGGGCCTCGGAATCGAGCCCCTCGCTCAGGCTGCCCAGGACCTCGCTGAACTTGTCGGCGTAGGGGCGGAAGCGCTCGGTGCGTTCCTGCACCTGGCGCAGCCGCGCCGCGGCCACCATGTTCATGGCCCGGGTGATCTGCCTGGTCTTTTTGACCGCCGAGATCTTGTTTTGTATGTCGCGAAGTGCCGCCATGTCAGCCGCCCCTTCGTTTACTGCTGGGCCTGGAAGATGCCGTCGAACTCCTCGAGAGCCGCTTTCATCTTGGCTTCGAGGTCGTCGTCGATTTCCTTCTTGGCCTCCAGGTCCGCGAATACATCCGGGTGCTTGGTCTCGATGAAGTCGAACAGCTGGGCCTCGTAGCCGGCCAGCACGCCCACCTCGTACTTGTCGCAGTAGCCGCGGGTGCCGGCGAAGAGGATGGTCACCTGCTTGGCCATGGACAGCGGTTGATACTGGGGCTGCTTCAGGATCTCAACCAGGCGGAAGCCGCGGTTGAGCTGAGCCTGAGTGGACTTGTCCAGGTCCGAGCCGAACTGGGCGAAGGCCTCCAGTTCGCGGAACTGGGCCAGGTCCAGACGCATGGTGCCCGCCACCTGACGCATGGCCTTCACCTGGGCGGAACCGCCCACGCGGGAAACCGACAGACCCACGTCGATGGCCGGACGCACGCCGGAGTAGAACAGGCCCGGCTCCAGGTAGATCTGGCCGTCGGTGATCGAAATCACGTTGGTGGGGATGTAGGCGCTCACGTCGCCGGCCTGGGTCTCGATGATGGGCAGGGCGGTCAGAGAACCGGCACCCAGCTCGTCGTTGAGCTTGGCCGCGCGCTCCAGCAGGCGCGAGTGGTTGTAGAAAATGTCGCCGGGGTAGGCTTCACGTCCCGGCGGACGGCGGAGCAGCAGGGAAATCTGGCGGTAGGCCACCGCCTGCTTGCTCAGGTCGTCGTAGCAGATCAGGGAGTGCCCGGCGCGGTCGCGGTAGTACTCACCGATGGTGCAACCGGAGTAGGGCGCGATGTACTGCAGGGTGGCGGGGTCGGAGGCGCAGGCGCTGACCACGCAGGTGTACTCCATGGCCCCGTGCCGGGTCAGGGTGTCGATGACCTGGGCCACGGTGGACTTCTTCTGCCCCACCGCGACGTAGATGCATTTGACGTCCTGGCCCTTCTGGTTGATGATCGCGTCCACCAGGATGGCGGTCTTGCCGATCTGGCGGTCGCCGATGACCAGCTCGCGCTGCCCGCGGCCCACCGGGGTCATGGCGTCGATGGCCTTGAGTCCGGTGTACATGGGCTCGTGCACGCTCTTACGGGCGATGACGCCGGGAGCCACGACCTCGATACGGCCGCGTTCCTCGGTGTCGATGGGGCCCTTGCCGTCCAGCGGGTTGCCCACCGGGTCGATGACCCGGCCGATGACCGCGTCGCCCACGGGCACGTCGGCGATACGGCCGGTACGTTTTACGGCGTCGCCTTCCTTGATGTGCTCCACGTCGCCCATGATGGCCACGCCGACGTTGTCCTCTTCGAGGTTGAGCACCATGCCCAGAACGCCGTGGCTGAACTCCAGGAGCTCGCCGGCCATGGCCTTCTCGACGCCGTACACACGGGCGATGCCGTCACCAACGCTCAGAACGGTGCCGGTCTCGCTGACCTCTACCTTTTTGTCGTAATCCTTGATCTGCTCGCGGATTACCTGACTAATCTCTTCGGCTCTGATCTGCATTAGGCGTAATCACCCCTTCTCAAAGAATCCCTCAAAGTTTCCAGCTGAGTCTTGATGGTTCCATCCAAGACCAGGTCCCCGATCTGGGCTCTCACGCCACCGATCAGGCTGGAATCCTCCTTGATTTCCACGATAACCTCGCTGCCGGCCATCTTGGCGAGCACCTCTTTGAGGCGCTTCACCTCTTCTTCGCCCAAAGGCGCGGCCGAGACGACCTCGGCCCGGGTGATGCCCTTTTGGTCATCCACCAGGCGGGCATATACCGCGCTGATGTCGCGGGCGGCGCTGATGCGCCCGCGGTCCATAAGCAGCCGGAAGAAGTTGTTCACGATGGGGCTGAGGCCCATCTTGTCCAGGAAGGTGTTCAGCAACCGGCTGCGGTCCTCGAAGCCGATGGCCGGGTTGGCCAGCACCGACTCCAACTCTGCCGACTCGGCGAACAGGGCGGCAACTTCGGCCAGCTCCTGTCCGTACTTCTCCATATTCCCGTCTTCCTTGCCGATCTCCAGCAAGGCGCGGGCGTAGCGTTTGGCGACGATCAGGCTGGTCACTGTACCTCCCGCGAAACCTTGGCCAGGTACTCATCCACCAGGCGAGTCTGGTCTTCGGGGTTAATCTTTTCTTTTAGCAGGTCCTCGGCCACTGCGGCGCTCATCTCGGCCACTTCGCGGCGAAGGTCGGCCTTGGCCGCCGCGGTCTCCTGCTCGATGGTGAAATTGGCCTGCTCCTTGATGCGCTCGGCGGTGGCTTCGGCCCCCTCGATGATGGCGGCTTTTTCCTTCTCGCCCATGGCCCGGAAGTCGGCCAAAACCTTGTCGCGCTCACCGGCGGCGTCGGCCAGGCGCTGCTCCATGAGGGCGTAGGCCCGCTTGGCTTCCTCGCGCTTGGCCTCCAGCTCCTCGAGCTCGCTCTTGATCTGATCCACCCGCGCGCCCAGCCCGCTCTTGAGGGGCTTACGCAGCACGATGATCAAAACCGCCACGAGCACCGCGAAGTTCATCACGCGGAACAGGAAGTTGCCCCACTGATAGTGGTGCTCGGCCGCGCCGCCGCCCTCGCCCCCGCCGGAGGCCAGGGCCAGACCGGCGCTCAGGCCCACCAGGGCCAAAGCGGGAAGGATGCTCTTAGCCAGTTTGGCTATTTTCATTGCAAGCTCCTCCCCAAAAGCTTCTGGGCCAGCTCCTGACCGAAGGTCTGAACCTGGCCCTTGAGGTCGTCGCGCGCGCCGCCGATCTCGGACTCGATCTCGGAGCGGACCTTGGCCACCGCGGCTTCCATCTCGGCGGTGGCCGCCTCGACGATTTCGCGCTCGGTGCCGTGGCCTTGGCCTTTCATCTCCTCGCGGAGTTCGGCGCCCTGGCGGCGGGCGTCGGCCAGCTCGGCCTCCATCTCCGCCTCCTTGGCCTTGGCCCCTTCTTCCGAGGCGGTGATGTCGCTGCCCAGCTGGGCGAATTTCTCCGCCCGCTGCTTGATGATGCCCCTGATGGGGCGATACAGCAAGTAGTTCAGCGCCACCAGCAATACCAGGAAGTTGCCGATCTGCCAGAATAGCGAACTGTCTATGTCAATACTGACCATAAAGCCTTATTGCTCCCGCAACTAGGGGGGGACGCGGCGCCCGCTCCCCACGGATTGTGTTCCACGCCCTGCTTGCGAAATTAAGCACTTGAAAATAGCTTGTATTCGGCGGTTGACCCCTCCTCGGGAGAGCAACGGGCACCTGTTACCAAAAACACAAGCTGCGAGTTTCTACAATTTTTAAAAAGAATTGTCAAAACTTTTTTTGTGCCCATAGGGTCTTAAGTCACCTCTCAGGCTTCGGGGGCGCTCCGGGCGCCCAGGAGCTTGAGGCGGCCGGCCTCTTGGTTTCCCTGGTTCAGGGCCATGTGGCAGTGGCCCTCGAAGCGGACCCCTTCTTCCATGACCACCAGGGGCGCGGTGACGTCGCCGATGAGATTGCCCGGCTTTTTCAGCTCGATGCGCTCCCCGGCCACCACGTTGCCGGTCACCCGGCCGCTTATAACCACCCGGTCTGCCTTGATTTCGGCCTCTACCACGGCAGTGGACCCCACCAAAACCAGCCCCTCGCCATGGATCGCGCCCGAAAACTCTCCGTCCACCCGGGCCTGGCCCTTGAAAACGAGCTTGCCCTCTTGCCGGATGCCTTGCCCCAAGTAGAAATTGACATGGGACTCGCGGCTTTTTCTACCCACGAAAACCTCCTCCAGAGAAGGTGTTTGCGCCAATTGGCCCAGTTACTATCTTGGTTGTTCGTTCGGTTGTGCGGACCGGACCGGCGCATGGGCTGCCGGCGCTCTTAGTGAACTTTATTTCACTAACACGCAAGGGAGGGCGGTAGCAAGCCCAAATCGGTCTCCAAGGGGCCGCTTCACCGCATTTTCACACTTGGCGGGTGGCTAATCGTACTCGGGGGTCACCGGCTTGGGCGGCCGGGCCGCCTCGCGGTAGGGCTGCTTTTTTTCGTAGAGCCTCAGGCGGCGCTCCATGGCCTCGGGGGGATCGCCTTTTTCGCCGTCGGAATCGCGCACCAGGAGGATGGCCCGGCGCTGCATGCGCACCGCGGCCGGGAACTTCTTGTCCTCGGCCAGGGCGGCGGCCAGGGTGTCCAGGATGTTGGCGGTGCGCTCGCCCCCGGCGGCCCGGCCGGCCAGCTCCACCGCCTGGGGCCCGTTGCGCAGCGCGGCCACCGGGCAGGTGGCCAGAAGCCAGGCCTTGGCCACCAGGGCGTTGGCAAAGCCGTCGTCCAGGTCCAGGGCCCGGTTGTAGTCGTCCAGGGCGTCCTTGTACTTGCCCCAGCGCTGATAGACCAGGCCCCGGTTGGTGTAGAACAGCGGGTTGGTGCTGTCCAGCTCCAGGGCCAGGCCGAAATCATTGAGCGCTTTTTTCAGGTGGCCCAGGTCGGCCCACAAGGCGCCCCGGTTGTTGTAGGCCATGGACAGAGCGACCAGGGGCAGCTCGCCGGAGTTGATGGCCCGGTCGTAGAGCCTCATAGCCAGGCCCAGCTCGCCCTCGCGGTGGGCGTCCAGCCCCTTGTTCACCTCCGAGGCCGCGCTGGCCAGGGCCGTGGCCGGGGCCAGGCAGAGTAGGGCAGCCAAAAGAGCGAGGAGCAGGAAGGCGCTAAAGCTGCGAGGACGCATCGAACCCCCTAATAAAATAGGCCTGTGTGCAATTTAGCATGGTGGACGGAGCCGGTAAAGCAAGCAAGCCCGGCCGGCTTCGCCGGACGGCGGGATGCTGCGTTGCGGGCGGCGTTCGTTTCCTCGGCGTATTGGCATATACGCCTGCGGAACTCACTTGCCCGCACCTTGCCTGCCGCCGCCTGGCTGTGCCGGGGTCCGACGGAATGCGCGACTATTTCTTTATCCCTGTTGCCCCCGATAGCTTGCTATCGGGGTTGCCGAGCCCCGGCGAGGCAACAAGAAATCCGGCGATCTCTTTTCTCCGCATCCCGCCGCTTTGCCACGGAGCCGCCAAAGCGCCCCAACGGGAGCCAAGGATGCTGGCCGGAACCGAGCCGTATCTCGACCCGCTTTGGCCGTGGCGGCACGCCACTGGCGAAGCCGGCCTTTACCTGCGGCTGTGGAAGACGAAGCGTCTCATGGCCACGCCCTGGATGAGCCCCAGGGCGGCCATGGTGGTGATGAGGCTGGAGCCGCCGTAGGAGATGAAGGGCAGGGGGATGCCCACCACCGGGAACAGGCCCAGCACCATTCCCACGTTGATGATGGCCGGCCAGAAGATCAGGGCCGTGGCCCCCACCACCAGCAACAGGCCCTGGCGGTCCTTGGCGCGGTAGGCGGTGGAAAGGCCCCGGTAGATGATGCCGGCCAACAAGAGCAGCACCACCATGGCCCCCATGAAGCCCCACTCCTCGGCCAACACCGAGAAGGCGAAGTCGGTGTGCTGCTCGGGCAAAAAGTGCAGCTGGGTCTGGGTGCCGGCCATGAAGCCCTTGCCGGTGAACTGGCCCGAGCCCACCGCGATCTTGGATTGGATCAGGTGGTAGGCGCTGCCCAGGGGGTCGCTCTCCGGGTCCAGAAAGCTGAAGATGCGCCGCTTCTGATAGTCCTTCATGAAGCGCCAGCCCACGGGCAAGACCAGGATCAGCCCCACCGAGGCGATGGCCAGGTCCCTCAGCTTGACCCCGTTGACCAGGATCACGCTCACCGCCACGATGAGCACCAAGAGGCAGGTGCCCAGGTCCGGCTCCTTGAGGATGAGCAGGGCGGGCACGAAGGCCAGGCCCAGGGGGGGCAATAGCTGCAACAAACGGTAGGGCTCGGACTGGTCGCGGCGCTGGAAGTAGGTGGCCAGCATGAGCACCACCGCCAGACGGGCCAGCTCCGAGGGCTGCAACACCACCGGGCCCAGCACCAGCCAGCGCTGGCTGCCGCCCACCACCTTGCCCCAGAACAGCACCGCGATGAGCAGCACCACCACCAGGCCGTAGAAGGGGTAGGCGATGGTGGACAGGCGCTGGGGCCCCACCACGGCCACGGCCATCATCACCCCCACGCCCAGGCCGATCCAGTAGGACTGCTTCAAAAACACCGGGGTGCCCCCGCCGTGGAAGGAGCTGGCCGCGGAATAGAGATTGGCCACCCCGCAGGCCCCCAGGGCCAGCACCAGGGCCAAGAGAAGCCAATCGAAGTTGGCCACCAGGCGTCGGTCGATCATGCGCCCGCTCCCGGTTTCTTCTGGTCCTTGGGCGTCTCCGGCTCGGGCCGGCGCGAGGGGGGCAGGGCCTGGGGCTCGAACTCGGGCACCGGGCCCTGGGGCAGGCCGAACCAGGCGCGCATCACCGCCTTGGCCACCGGGGCGGCGGCGGAGCCGCCGTGGCCGCCGTGCTCCACCACCACGCCCACCGCGATGGAGGGATTATCCACCGGGGCGAAGGCCACGAACAGGGCGTGAGAGCGGTACTTCCAGGGAACGTTCTCTTCCTTGCCAAAGGACTTCTCGAACTTGAGGCCCACCACCTGGGCGGTGCCGGTCTTGCCGGCCACCCTGATGCCGGGCAGACGGGCCCGCCGCGCGGTGCCGTGGGGCTCGTTGACCACCGCGTCCAGGCCCTTGGCGATAACTTCCAGGTACTCGGCCTTGATGGGCACCTTCACCGTGACCGGCTCGGGCTCGGGCACCGGCTCGCCCCCGGGCGGGGTAACCGCCTTGACCAGGGTGGGGGTGAGCAGGCGGCCCCGGTTGGCCACCGCGGCGGTCATGCGGGCCAGCTGCAAGGGGGTAACCAGGGTGAAGCTCTGGCCGATGGACAGCGACAGGGTCTCGCCATCCTGCCAGGGCTCCTTGAAGCGTTTCTTCTTCCACGCGCTGTCCGGCACCAGGCCTGGGGACTCGTGGGCCAGGCTGATGCCGGTGGGCCGCCCCAGGCCGAAGGCGCGGGCCCACTTGGCCAGGCGCTCCACCCCCAGGCGCAGGCCGGTCTTGTAGAAGAACACGTCGCAGGATTCGCGGATGGCCTTGTGCACGTCGGTGTGGCCGTGGCCGCCCTTCTTGTAGGCCCAGCACTTGTAATAGCGGCGTCCGAAGGGGATCTGGCCCGCGCAGAAGAAGCGGGTGTTGAGGTCGATGGCCTTTTCGGCCAGCCCGGCCGCGCTGGTGATGATCTTGTAGGTGGAGCCCGGCGGGTACATGCCGCTGATGGAGCGGTCCTTGAGCGGGTGCAGGGGGTCGCTGACCAGCTTCTTCCACTGCTTCACGCTCATGCCGGTGATGAAGTCGTTGGGGTTGAAGGAGGGGTTGGAGTACAGGGCCAGCACCTGGCCGTTGCGTGGGTCGATGGCCG
This window contains:
- the mrdA gene encoding penicillin-binding protein 2, yielding MNLSSVPKPASLGGGRGLEPAENPLVRHALMAAAVVVALAFLVLLGRLWYLQLLRGEHFRKLSETNRIRLVDLPPSRGLIFDAEGRLLADNRPAFYLAVVPEDVADWKTLGNRLDNLVGLTPEELAKARKAARGAPPFKPIVLRSRLDRHQLALLETFRYELPGVKVMVRYQRAYLAPHVTAHVIGYLGEINRKELERSSRAKYRMGDWVGRYGLEQSREQVLHGLRGARQVEVDAMGREIKVLKEAPSSRGADLTLSIDLDLQRAAARALAGRVGAVAAIDPRNGQVLALYSNPSFNPNDFITGMSVKQWKKLVSDPLHPLKDRSISGMYPPGSTYKIITSAAGLAEKAIDLNTRFFCAGQIPFGRRYYKCWAYKKGGHGHTDVHKAIRESCDVFFYKTGLRLGVERLAKWARAFGLGRPTGISLAHESPGLVPDSAWKKKRFKEPWQDGETLSLSIGQSFTLVTPLQLARMTAAVANRGRLLTPTLVKAVTPPGGEPVPEPEPVTVKVPIKAEYLEVIAKGLDAVVNEPHGTARRARLPGIRVAGKTGTAQVVGLKFEKSFGKEENVPWKYRSHALFVAFAPVDNPSIAVGVVVEHGGHGGSAAAPVAKAVMRAWFGLPQGPVPEFEPQALPPSRRPEPETPKDQKKPGAGA
- a CDS encoding ATP synthase F0 subunit B; amino-acid sequence: MVSIDIDSSLFWQIGNFLVLLVALNYLLYRPIRGIIKQRAEKFAQLGSDITASEEGAKAKEAEMEAELADARRQGAELREEMKGQGHGTEREIVEAATAEMEAAVAKVRSEIESEIGGARDDLKGQVQTFGQELAQKLLGRSLQ
- a CDS encoding polymer-forming cytoskeletal protein, which encodes MGRKSRESHVNFYLGQGIRQEGKLVFKGQARVDGEFSGAIHGEGLVLVGSTAVVEAEIKADRVVISGRVTGNVVAGERIELKKPGNLIGDVTAPLVVMEEGVRFEGHCHMALNQGNQEAGRLKLLGARSAPEA
- the atpA gene encoding F0F1 ATP synthase subunit alpha, which codes for MQIRAEEISQVIREQIKDYDKKVEVSETGTVLSVGDGIARVYGVEKAMAGELLEFSHGVLGMVLNLEEDNVGVAIMGDVEHIKEGDAVKRTGRIADVPVGDAVIGRVIDPVGNPLDGKGPIDTEERGRIEVVAPGVIARKSVHEPMYTGLKAIDAMTPVGRGQRELVIGDRQIGKTAILVDAIINQKGQDVKCIYVAVGQKKSTVAQVIDTLTRHGAMEYTCVVSACASDPATLQYIAPYSGCTIGEYYRDRAGHSLICYDDLSKQAVAYRQISLLLRRPPGREAYPGDIFYNHSRLLERAAKLNDELGAGSLTALPIIETQAGDVSAYIPTNVISITDGQIYLEPGLFYSGVRPAIDVGLSVSRVGGSAQVKAMRQVAGTMRLDLAQFRELEAFAQFGSDLDKSTQAQLNRGFRLVEILKQPQYQPLSMAKQVTILFAGTRGYCDKYEVGVLAGYEAQLFDFIETKHPDVFADLEAKKEIDDDLEAKMKAALEEFDGIFQAQQ
- the atpF gene encoding F0F1 ATP synthase subunit B, which translates into the protein MKIAKLAKSILPALALVGLSAGLALASGGGEGGGAAEHHYQWGNFLFRVMNFAVLVAVLIIVLRKPLKSGLGARVDQIKSELEELEAKREEAKRAYALMEQRLADAAGERDKVLADFRAMGEKEKAAIIEGAEATAERIKEQANFTIEQETAAAKADLRREVAEMSAAVAEDLLKEKINPEDQTRLVDEYLAKVSREVQ
- a CDS encoding F0F1 ATP synthase subunit delta, yielding MTSLIVAKRYARALLEIGKEDGNMEKYGQELAEVAALFAESAELESVLANPAIGFEDRSRLLNTFLDKMGLSPIVNNFFRLLMDRGRISAARDISAVYARLVDDQKGITRAEVVSAAPLGEEEVKRLKEVLAKMAGSEVIVEIKEDSSLIGGVRAQIGDLVLDGTIKTQLETLRDSLRRGDYA
- the rodA gene encoding rod shape-determining protein RodA, with amino-acid sequence MIDRRLVANFDWLLLALVLALGACGVANLYSAASSFHGGGTPVFLKQSYWIGLGVGVMMAVAVVGPQRLSTIAYPFYGLVVVLLIAVLFWGKVVGGSQRWLVLGPVVLQPSELARLAVVLMLATYFQRRDQSEPYRLLQLLPPLGLAFVPALLILKEPDLGTCLLVLIVAVSVILVNGVKLRDLAIASVGLILVLPVGWRFMKDYQKRRIFSFLDPESDPLGSAYHLIQSKIAVGSGQFTGKGFMAGTQTQLHFLPEQHTDFAFSVLAEEWGFMGAMVVLLLLAGIIYRGLSTAYRAKDRQGLLLVVGATALIFWPAIINVGMVLGLFPVVGIPLPFISYGGSSLITTMAALGLIQGVAMRRFVFHSRR